In Ischnura elegans chromosome 6, ioIscEleg1.1, whole genome shotgun sequence, one genomic interval encodes:
- the LOC124161382 gene encoding protein ANTAGONIST OF LIKE HETEROCHROMATIN PROTEIN 1-like, which translates to MFEIDEDTAMYLGIMLMTSGYMLYKRRKRWYNRRWWVRPINQDREQRGAYSNIFAAMRTMDEEEFFKYTRMSRRQFDTLVKLLTPLLKKRSQRKALSVGQRLAMTLKYLAHGGSTSALGWEYYVAKSTAQKVLKETCQAIWRALSPKYLKRPQEEDWRRIADGFHSKWNLPNCVGAIDGKHIAIQAPSNAGSLFFNYKKTHSIVLKMLYRCVMP; encoded by the exons atgttcgaaattGACGAGGATACGGCCATGTACCTTGGTATCATGTTAATGACATCAGGGTACATGCTGTACAAAAGAAGAAAACGGTGGTACAACAGGAGGTGGTGGGTTAGGCCGATTAATCAAGATCGGGAGCAACGAGGGGCATATTCCAACATTTTCGCGGCTATGCGGACCATGGACGAGGAGGAGTTTTTTAAATACACAAGGATGAGTCGAAGGCAATTCGACACATTAGTGAAACTCTTGACTCCGTTGCTCAAGAAAAGAAGCCAGAGGAAAGCTCTTTCCGTTGGTCAGAGACTGGCGATGACTCTTAA ATACTTGGCACATGGAGGTAGCACAAGTGCACTGGGGTGGGAGTACTACGTGGCTAAGTCGACTGCACAAAAGGTGCTGAAGGAGACATGCCAAGCCATTTGGAGAGCTCTCTCTCCAAAGTATTTGAAGAGACCTCAGGAGGAAGACTGGCGACGCATTGCAGACGGCTTTCATTCAAAATGGAACCTCCCCAATTGCGTTGGTGCTATTGACGGCAAGCATATTGCCATACAGGCACCCAGCAATGctggaagtttattttttaattataaaaaaacgcaTAGCATAGTGTTGAAAATGCTGTATCGCTGTGTGATGCCGTAG